The Pseudomonadota bacterium DNA segment GCGTCGAGGCGCCCCGGGTCAAAAGCCGTCCGGTGGCTGCCGGGGATCATGCGCAGCGCACCGTTGGCAACACGTTCGTCGCCAAGTGCCACCCAGACGCTGATCAACTCCGGCCGGTCGAAGCGCCAGTAGCGGATGTCCTGGTGCCACTGGGTCTCGCTCGAGAAACCCGGCATCTTGGTCATCACGCAGTTGTGGTGGTTCTGCGAAACGAACACGCCGTCGCCTCCGAGCAGCTGCCCGAGCACCGAGACGATGGCGGGGTCGCGTGCCAGTGCGCGGAACACCGCGTCGCGCCCGTAGGCGTGCAACAGCCGACGCGGCGTCTGGCCGCCGACCGCCAGCTGGCTCTCTGGCGAGCCCGGGTACGCGACGTCGGCTT contains these protein-coding regions:
- a CDS encoding phytanoyl-CoA dioxygenase family protein gives rise to the protein MDKHFSDAFERDGFAVLPQVLSAEQLGRLRATVQDSVDPPLAPIEFEADVAYPGSPESQLAVGGQTPRRLLHAYGRDAVFRALARDPAIVSVLGQLLGGDGVFVSQNHHNCVMTKMPGFSSETQWHQDIRYWRFDRPELISVWVALGDERVANGALRMIPGSHRTAFDPGRLDAKLFLRQDLAENRALIESAVDCELAAGDVVLFHCRTFHAAGRNTTDAPKLACVFTYHGADNHPIPGTRSSRFPSIRVD